The proteins below are encoded in one region of Plutella xylostella chromosome 13, ilPluXylo3.1, whole genome shotgun sequence:
- the LOC105380187 gene encoding tyrosine-protein kinase Btk29A isoform X3, translating into MDLIKAVTAVVTMPGGGGAPPGTPSAKPKEKPRPKVVVALYPFKAQETGDLSLEKGAEYEVIDDSQEHWWKAKDEHGSVGYIPSNYVKEKESLGLQKYEWYVGDMSRQRAESLLKQEDKEGCFVVRNSSTKGMYTLSLFTKVNHPQTKHYHIKQNSRGEFYLSDKHCCASIPELINYHKHNSGGLCSRLKTSPCDRPAPPTPGLSHDKWEIDPSELVLLEELGAGQFGVVRRGRWRGRIDTAVKMMKEGTMSEDDFIEEAKVMTKLQHQNLVQLYGVCSKHRPIYIVTEYMRHGSLFNYLRRTAPDQLGPAVLLDMCIQVCKGMAYLERHNYIHRDLAARNCLVGDENQVKVADFGLARYVLDDQYTSSGGTKFPIKWAPPEVLNYTRFSSKSDVWAFGVLMWEVFTCGKVPYGRMKNSEVVEMVQRGQVLEKPKGCLNEIYNVMRLCWRHAPDERPSFRLLKEELASVAQTVLAD; encoded by the exons ATGGACCTAATTAAAG CGGTGACAGCGGTAGTGACGATGCCGGGGGGAGGGGGCGCCCCTCCGGGCACACCCTCGGCCAAACCAAAG GAAAAACCACGACCAAAAGTAGTGGTTGCGCTGTATCCCTTCAAAGCTCAAGAAACTGGTGATCTCTCGTTAGAAAAG GGAGCGGAGTATGAGGTGATCGACGATTCTCAGGAGCATTGGTGGAAAGCCAAAGATGAGCATGG GTCAGTTGGATACATCCCAAGTAATTATGTTAAGGAAAAGGAGTCGTTAGGATTACAGAAATATGA ATGGTACGTAGGCGATATGTCTCGGCAAAGGGCAGAATCTCTACTAAAGCAAGAAGACAAAGAAGGCTGTTTCGTGGTTAGGAACTCTTCTACGAAAGGAATGTACACACTCTCCTTATTTACCAAAGT CAACCACCCGCAAACGAAGCACTACCACATAAAGCAGAACAGCCGCGGCGAGTTCTACCTGTCGGACAAGCACTGCTGCGCGAGCATCCCCGAGCTGATCAACTACCACAAGCACAACAGCGGCGGGCTGTGCTCGCGGCTGAAGACGTCGCCGTGCgaccgccccgcgccgcccacgCCCGGACTGTCGCATG ACAAATGGGAGATCGACCCTTCAGAGCTAGTCCTACTAGAAGAGCTGGGCGCGGGCCAGTTCGGCGTGGTGCGGCGCGGGCGCTGGCGCGGCCGCATCGACACCGCCGTCAAGATGATGAAGGAGGGCACCATGTCCGAGGACGACTTCATTGAGGAGGCCAAGGTTATGAC CAAACTCCAACACCAGAACCTAGTGCAGCTATACGGCGTGTGTTCCAAACACCGGCCCATCTACATAGTGACTGAGTACATGCGGCACGGCTCGCTGTTCAACTACCTGCGACGCACCGCGCCCGACCAGCTGGGCCCCGCCGTGCTACTGGACATGTGCATACAG GTGTGCAAAGGCATGGCGTACCTGGAGCGGCACAACTACATCCACCGGGACCTCGCCGCAAGGAACTGTCTAGTCGGCGACGAGAACCAAGTCAAAG TGGCAGACTTCGGCCTAGCGCGATACGTGTTGGACGACCAGTATACGAGCTCCGGGGGCACCAAGTTTCCTATCAAGTGGGCGCCGCCTGAAGTGTTGAATTACACGAGGTTTTCCTCCAAGTCTGATGTGTGGGCTTTTG GTGTGCTGATGTGGGAGGTGTTCACGTGCGGCAAGGTGCCGTACGGGCGCATGAAGAACTCAGAGGTGGTGGAGATGGTGCAGCGCGGGCAGGTGCTCGAGAAGCCGAAGGGCTGTCTCAATGAGATTTATAAT GTGATGCGGCTGTGCTGGCGGCACGCGCCGGACGAGCGACCCTCATTCCGGCTGCTCAAGGAGGAGCTCGCGAGCGTCGCGCAGACCGTGCTCGCCGACTGA
- the LOC105380187 gene encoding tyrosine-protein kinase Btk29A isoform X2, whose translation MLQDDEAMVTKKKSKIPCLSLASFLPALEAVTAVVTMPGGGGAPPGTPSAKPKEKPRPKVVVALYPFKAQETGDLSLEKGAEYEVIDDSQEHWWKAKDEHGSVGYIPSNYVKEKESLGLQKYEWYVGDMSRQRAESLLKQEDKEGCFVVRNSSTKGMYTLSLFTKVNHPQTKHYHIKQNSRGEFYLSDKHCCASIPELINYHKHNSGGLCSRLKTSPCDRPAPPTPGLSHDKWEIDPSELVLLEELGAGQFGVVRRGRWRGRIDTAVKMMKEGTMSEDDFIEEAKVMTKLQHQNLVQLYGVCSKHRPIYIVTEYMRHGSLFNYLRRTAPDQLGPAVLLDMCIQVCKGMAYLERHNYIHRDLAARNCLVGDENQVKVADFGLARYVLDDQYTSSGGTKFPIKWAPPEVLNYTRFSSKSDVWAFGVLMWEVFTCGKVPYGRMKNSEVVEMVQRGQVLEKPKGCLNEIYNVMRLCWRHAPDERPSFRLLKEELASVAQTVLAD comes from the exons ATGCTGCAGGACGACGAAGCCATGGTGACCAAGAAGAAGAGCAAGATCCCGTGCTTGTCGCTGGCGTCGTTCCTCCCGGCGCTCGAGG CGGTGACAGCGGTAGTGACGATGCCGGGGGGAGGGGGCGCCCCTCCGGGCACACCCTCGGCCAAACCAAAG GAAAAACCACGACCAAAAGTAGTGGTTGCGCTGTATCCCTTCAAAGCTCAAGAAACTGGTGATCTCTCGTTAGAAAAG GGAGCGGAGTATGAGGTGATCGACGATTCTCAGGAGCATTGGTGGAAAGCCAAAGATGAGCATGG GTCAGTTGGATACATCCCAAGTAATTATGTTAAGGAAAAGGAGTCGTTAGGATTACAGAAATATGA ATGGTACGTAGGCGATATGTCTCGGCAAAGGGCAGAATCTCTACTAAAGCAAGAAGACAAAGAAGGCTGTTTCGTGGTTAGGAACTCTTCTACGAAAGGAATGTACACACTCTCCTTATTTACCAAAGT CAACCACCCGCAAACGAAGCACTACCACATAAAGCAGAACAGCCGCGGCGAGTTCTACCTGTCGGACAAGCACTGCTGCGCGAGCATCCCCGAGCTGATCAACTACCACAAGCACAACAGCGGCGGGCTGTGCTCGCGGCTGAAGACGTCGCCGTGCgaccgccccgcgccgcccacgCCCGGACTGTCGCATG ACAAATGGGAGATCGACCCTTCAGAGCTAGTCCTACTAGAAGAGCTGGGCGCGGGCCAGTTCGGCGTGGTGCGGCGCGGGCGCTGGCGCGGCCGCATCGACACCGCCGTCAAGATGATGAAGGAGGGCACCATGTCCGAGGACGACTTCATTGAGGAGGCCAAGGTTATGAC CAAACTCCAACACCAGAACCTAGTGCAGCTATACGGCGTGTGTTCCAAACACCGGCCCATCTACATAGTGACTGAGTACATGCGGCACGGCTCGCTGTTCAACTACCTGCGACGCACCGCGCCCGACCAGCTGGGCCCCGCCGTGCTACTGGACATGTGCATACAG GTGTGCAAAGGCATGGCGTACCTGGAGCGGCACAACTACATCCACCGGGACCTCGCCGCAAGGAACTGTCTAGTCGGCGACGAGAACCAAGTCAAAG TGGCAGACTTCGGCCTAGCGCGATACGTGTTGGACGACCAGTATACGAGCTCCGGGGGCACCAAGTTTCCTATCAAGTGGGCGCCGCCTGAAGTGTTGAATTACACGAGGTTTTCCTCCAAGTCTGATGTGTGGGCTTTTG GTGTGCTGATGTGGGAGGTGTTCACGTGCGGCAAGGTGCCGTACGGGCGCATGAAGAACTCAGAGGTGGTGGAGATGGTGCAGCGCGGGCAGGTGCTCGAGAAGCCGAAGGGCTGTCTCAATGAGATTTATAAT GTGATGCGGCTGTGCTGGCGGCACGCGCCGGACGAGCGACCCTCATTCCGGCTGCTCAAGGAGGAGCTCGCGAGCGTCGCGCAGACCGTGCTCGCCGACTGA
- the LOC105380187 gene encoding tyrosine-protein kinase Btk29A isoform X4, which yields MPGGGGAPPGTPSAKPKEKPRPKVVVALYPFKAQETGDLSLEKGAEYEVIDDSQEHWWKAKDEHGSVGYIPSNYVKEKESLGLQKYEWYVGDMSRQRAESLLKQEDKEGCFVVRNSSTKGMYTLSLFTKVNHPQTKHYHIKQNSRGEFYLSDKHCCASIPELINYHKHNSGGLCSRLKTSPCDRPAPPTPGLSHDKWEIDPSELVLLEELGAGQFGVVRRGRWRGRIDTAVKMMKEGTMSEDDFIEEAKVMTKLQHQNLVQLYGVCSKHRPIYIVTEYMRHGSLFNYLRRTAPDQLGPAVLLDMCIQVCKGMAYLERHNYIHRDLAARNCLVGDENQVKVADFGLARYVLDDQYTSSGGTKFPIKWAPPEVLNYTRFSSKSDVWAFGVLMWEVFTCGKVPYGRMKNSEVVEMVQRGQVLEKPKGCLNEIYNVMRLCWRHAPDERPSFRLLKEELASVAQTVLAD from the exons ATGCCGGGGGGAGGGGGCGCCCCTCCGGGCACACCCTCGGCCAAACCAAAG GAAAAACCACGACCAAAAGTAGTGGTTGCGCTGTATCCCTTCAAAGCTCAAGAAACTGGTGATCTCTCGTTAGAAAAG GGAGCGGAGTATGAGGTGATCGACGATTCTCAGGAGCATTGGTGGAAAGCCAAAGATGAGCATGG GTCAGTTGGATACATCCCAAGTAATTATGTTAAGGAAAAGGAGTCGTTAGGATTACAGAAATATGA ATGGTACGTAGGCGATATGTCTCGGCAAAGGGCAGAATCTCTACTAAAGCAAGAAGACAAAGAAGGCTGTTTCGTGGTTAGGAACTCTTCTACGAAAGGAATGTACACACTCTCCTTATTTACCAAAGT CAACCACCCGCAAACGAAGCACTACCACATAAAGCAGAACAGCCGCGGCGAGTTCTACCTGTCGGACAAGCACTGCTGCGCGAGCATCCCCGAGCTGATCAACTACCACAAGCACAACAGCGGCGGGCTGTGCTCGCGGCTGAAGACGTCGCCGTGCgaccgccccgcgccgcccacgCCCGGACTGTCGCATG ACAAATGGGAGATCGACCCTTCAGAGCTAGTCCTACTAGAAGAGCTGGGCGCGGGCCAGTTCGGCGTGGTGCGGCGCGGGCGCTGGCGCGGCCGCATCGACACCGCCGTCAAGATGATGAAGGAGGGCACCATGTCCGAGGACGACTTCATTGAGGAGGCCAAGGTTATGAC CAAACTCCAACACCAGAACCTAGTGCAGCTATACGGCGTGTGTTCCAAACACCGGCCCATCTACATAGTGACTGAGTACATGCGGCACGGCTCGCTGTTCAACTACCTGCGACGCACCGCGCCCGACCAGCTGGGCCCCGCCGTGCTACTGGACATGTGCATACAG GTGTGCAAAGGCATGGCGTACCTGGAGCGGCACAACTACATCCACCGGGACCTCGCCGCAAGGAACTGTCTAGTCGGCGACGAGAACCAAGTCAAAG TGGCAGACTTCGGCCTAGCGCGATACGTGTTGGACGACCAGTATACGAGCTCCGGGGGCACCAAGTTTCCTATCAAGTGGGCGCCGCCTGAAGTGTTGAATTACACGAGGTTTTCCTCCAAGTCTGATGTGTGGGCTTTTG GTGTGCTGATGTGGGAGGTGTTCACGTGCGGCAAGGTGCCGTACGGGCGCATGAAGAACTCAGAGGTGGTGGAGATGGTGCAGCGCGGGCAGGTGCTCGAGAAGCCGAAGGGCTGTCTCAATGAGATTTATAAT GTGATGCGGCTGTGCTGGCGGCACGCGCCGGACGAGCGACCCTCATTCCGGCTGCTCAAGGAGGAGCTCGCGAGCGTCGCGCAGACCGTGCTCGCCGACTGA